A single window of Pontibacter actiniarum DNA harbors:
- a CDS encoding Fic family protein: MWQPTDLPVPVEVETKAVLKQATTAHRYLAELKGVAATIPNEQILISTLTLQEARDSSAIENIITTQDELFKAELQAGYALSTATKEVQNYATALREGFEAVRKNKILSLSHILRIQQELEQNNAGLRKLPGTALKNAKTGETVYTPPQHPDQIEHLMHNLVQYINDDEVSDVDPLIKMAIIHHQFESIHPFYDGNGRTGRIINILYLVCKDLLQLPVLYLSRYVVENKADYYRLLQQVRDSGDWEAWLLFMLKGVEETAKQTIEMVKSINLLMQQYKKRIRTDLPKIYSQDLLNNLFKHPYTKIEFVMKDLMLERKAAARYLNALADLGLLQKEKVGTSNYYLNLPLIEVFVNAKEQYTSTTPVIGTQDS, encoded by the coding sequence ATGTGGCAGCCAACTGATTTACCTGTTCCTGTTGAAGTAGAGACAAAAGCCGTTTTAAAACAGGCGACGACAGCCCACCGCTATCTGGCCGAGCTGAAAGGAGTGGCCGCAACTATTCCCAATGAACAGATATTGATCAGCACGCTTACGCTGCAGGAAGCGCGGGACAGTTCGGCCATTGAGAACATCATCACCACCCAGGATGAGTTGTTCAAAGCCGAACTGCAGGCAGGTTACGCCCTAAGCACTGCCACTAAGGAGGTGCAGAACTATGCCACTGCCTTACGAGAAGGATTTGAAGCGGTGCGTAAGAATAAGATTCTGAGCTTAAGCCATATTCTTAGGATTCAACAGGAACTTGAGCAGAACAACGCTGGCCTGCGTAAGCTGCCAGGCACGGCATTGAAAAATGCCAAAACGGGTGAAACGGTTTACACACCGCCGCAGCACCCTGACCAGATAGAACACCTCATGCATAACCTCGTCCAATATATTAATGATGACGAGGTATCGGATGTCGACCCGCTGATCAAGATGGCCATCATCCACCACCAATTTGAGAGCATCCATCCTTTCTATGACGGGAATGGCCGCACAGGACGTATCATCAACATCCTGTACCTGGTGTGCAAAGACCTGCTGCAACTACCTGTGCTATACCTCAGTCGCTATGTGGTGGAAAATAAGGCAGACTATTACCGCCTACTGCAGCAGGTACGCGACTCAGGTGACTGGGAGGCATGGCTCCTGTTCATGTTGAAGGGAGTGGAAGAAACTGCCAAGCAGACCATCGAGATGGTGAAAAGCATAAACCTCCTCATGCAGCAGTACAAAAAAAGAATTCGTACGGACCTGCCAAAAATATACAGTCAGGATCTGCTCAACAACCTGTTCAAGCACCCTTACACTAAAATCGAGTTTGTAATGAAGGACCTCATGCTGGAGCGAAAAGCCGCTGCCCGGTACCTGAACGCGCTTGCTGATTTAGGATTGCTACAAAAAGAAAAGGTAGGCACGAGCAACTACTACCTGAATCTCCCCCTGATCGAGGTCTTTGTGAACGCCAAAGAGCAGTACACCTCCACCACGCCTGTTATAGGCACGCAAGATTCTTAG
- a CDS encoding recombinase family protein produces the protein MKYVAYYRVSTKKQGQSGLGLESQREMVKGFLKPGDALLAEHIEVESGKKNDRPELEAAIALAKREQAQLLIAKLDRLSRNAGFIFKLRDSHVDFLAVDMPDANTLTIGIFAVLAQHERELISSRTRAALQQKKLQGFALGTPENLTQGARTKGLQIRQENAASHKANRQATELIQMYREKDMTYQQIADRLNSHGFTTRRGKKFFAITVQRLHIRQGQFQTDALTSVV, from the coding sequence ATGAAGTACGTGGCCTACTACCGGGTCTCCACAAAGAAGCAAGGCCAGAGCGGGCTGGGTCTGGAGTCACAGCGCGAGATGGTGAAGGGTTTCCTCAAGCCCGGCGATGCGCTGCTTGCCGAGCACATTGAGGTGGAGAGCGGCAAGAAGAACGATAGGCCAGAGCTAGAGGCGGCCATCGCCCTGGCCAAACGGGAGCAGGCCCAGCTGCTGATTGCCAAACTGGATCGTCTCAGTCGTAACGCCGGGTTTATCTTTAAGCTGCGTGACAGCCACGTGGACTTTCTTGCTGTGGATATGCCCGATGCCAATACCCTGACCATCGGAATCTTCGCCGTATTGGCCCAGCATGAGCGGGAGTTAATCAGCTCCAGGACCAGAGCCGCGCTCCAGCAAAAGAAGCTACAGGGTTTTGCCTTGGGTACGCCTGAGAACCTGACCCAGGGAGCCAGGACGAAAGGACTTCAGATACGGCAGGAGAACGCAGCATCGCACAAAGCCAACCGACAGGCCACGGAACTGATCCAGATGTATCGGGAAAAGGATATGACCTATCAGCAAATTGCTGACCGGCTTAACAGCCATGGCTTCACCACCCGCAGGGGGAAGAAATTCTTTGCCATCACCGTTCAGCGGCTGCACATCCGACAAGGGCAGTTTCAAACGGATGCCCTCACCAGCGTAGTTTAG
- a CDS encoding DUF3800 domain-containing protein, producing the protein MQHVHIFLDEFGNASLNLDKAGTFSHFVLTAVLLDEKKLEQAQLLRDTISQRFFQGQPIKSSRIPNDEKGFRKRLEVLRELRQLDFVVLGMVINKSKLEGAGFDHNDVFYKYFNRIFLKQFPKNFTAFSIHADQLGWPEFRRSLHHYIETKVIQRDLFTPERSYRLVEDKAEEPLVQLADFLSGCLGKIYCTSHSHEKASALFDLLHDRTFIDFFPFEITDYLLSPTPEDLQKNHLIRRIASESAQEALSGRNSLSEEALAVLQYLYLMFRTAPDRLIEKREIIDKLKRRFPTFSEQQLRVCVQHLRDNGVLIASIQGKSGYKLPDGVEDIAGFYNRYLNSIVPMLNRIHICNRKLMVNSVQEVDLLESNSAYSLLHELIKTLDKEKHAPLIE; encoded by the coding sequence ATGCAACATGTACATATTTTTCTGGATGAATTCGGAAACGCCAGCCTAAACCTGGATAAAGCCGGTACCTTCTCCCATTTTGTTCTGACAGCTGTTCTCCTGGATGAGAAGAAGCTGGAGCAGGCCCAGCTGCTAAGGGATACGATCAGCCAACGCTTCTTCCAAGGCCAACCCATCAAGTCCAGCCGTATCCCCAATGATGAGAAGGGCTTCCGGAAAAGATTGGAGGTATTAAGGGAGCTGCGCCAGTTGGACTTCGTGGTGCTGGGGATGGTCATCAACAAGAGCAAGCTGGAGGGAGCAGGTTTTGATCATAATGATGTGTTCTATAAATACTTCAACAGAATCTTTCTCAAGCAGTTTCCCAAAAACTTCACTGCTTTCTCGATTCATGCCGATCAGCTTGGCTGGCCAGAGTTTCGGCGCAGCCTGCACCATTACATTGAAACTAAGGTTATCCAGCGGGATCTGTTTACGCCGGAGCGCTCTTACCGCCTGGTGGAGGATAAGGCAGAGGAGCCCCTGGTGCAGCTGGCAGATTTTCTTTCTGGCTGCCTAGGCAAGATTTACTGCACCAGTCACAGCCACGAAAAGGCATCCGCACTGTTCGATCTGCTGCACGACCGTACGTTCATTGATTTTTTCCCTTTTGAAATAACAGACTATCTCCTCTCCCCTACCCCCGAAGACCTGCAGAAGAACCATCTTATTCGAAGAATAGCATCGGAGTCCGCCCAAGAGGCACTCTCTGGTAGAAACAGCCTTTCGGAGGAGGCGCTTGCCGTGTTGCAGTATCTGTACCTGATGTTCCGCACCGCGCCTGACCGCCTCATCGAGAAACGGGAGATCATCGATAAGCTAAAAAGAAGATTTCCGACTTTTTCGGAGCAGCAGCTGCGGGTTTGTGTTCAACACCTGCGCGACAACGGGGTGCTAATCGCAAGTATCCAAGGTAAGTCAGGCTATAAGCTTCCTGACGGCGTGGAGGATATCGCTGGCTTCTATAACCGTTACCTCAACAGCATTGTCCCGATGCTCAATCGCATCCATATCTGTAACCGTAAGTTGATGGTGAACAGTGTGCAGGAGGTGGATCTGCTCGAGTCTAACTCCGCTTATTCGCTTTTGCATGAGCTGATTAAAACACTGGATAAGGAGAAGCATGCTCCTTTGATCGAGTAA
- a CDS encoding T9SS type A sorting domain-containing protein, whose product MKQLYLLSLLALLSFSALCQTHPAEKSDFQAEADRRIANLNKSLIPSGILYDRVVPLARLDVFNQRAQADTSSYTHFGQAHYELYNASYAPPVILNPDTLDARSARFKQTTVVPIGVLYYNFHKIDTLALRDNLLSVSNDLYYDVAGRPRIPYVSAWAFAVAPLAEQARTGSVAFQLPANLIIKNTSLSVSRVEVTGGDNNTTITLTPNGSSSSLYYSTGGEKVLKFKMVLSNNTSRITYGRLKLLGTASTITSATARVAADGTDYEAQYIPCFKEYIYSTESFKGYEEATARVGKGEVYYYYAAAKSCNNANNTSPANKLNVTKPIIVLDGFDPGDGRGAAEIYGRYLSYTSSASGPQNLGVQMRTKGYDVIVLNFPDGADYIERNAYVLMTLVTRVNQQLAAAGSMEKITIIGPSMAGLISRYALALMEKRGNVHNTRLWVSFDAPHLGANIPIGDQWFLNYMAPVSKGSRDARNKQINSPAARQMLVHHYLSNSQTVAGAPNYRDRFKTALETNGLPNTMGFPSSAIRKIALINGSQNGVLQPTGSACGTAFDLEVKKTVLSRVLLLWWLNSSVTSKFIATHVAFAPSADNVCKVFEGTSYGPFGIGIPGRDRYAKAINSGASIDLAPGGTYDSQGIIRDEANDMGGRALMKTSFSNLVENHSFIPTKSALAYKWNNQANVGNWGENLSNRNLFCSGEIPFDAYYAPAQNEEHVLLSEAGANFVTKEIDGIISIKLGNYGATIAGPDNMCASASYQLNGLPSGATASWKVSPTNLFTVSTGTGTMANLQKASASSTGQATITFTISGKCGNESISKTITLGSSNTAFISNPYDLSCYCQIYGPETGKTYQFFVDTNVSGVDPSNYLWTITPPLGSPEPYPMEYSGSSIYFDAYYPGEYTFELQQYTPGCGWSVKDTRSFYFNQGYDMYAYAYPNPTSDELNVSLSNAFPEDGNKTDSSYEVRLLDTQQKEVYSKKTKEKQLIIPVQKLKSGTYYLQLKSGNRNVVNRILIGKEVK is encoded by the coding sequence ATGAAACAACTTTACCTGCTCAGCCTATTGGCTTTGCTTTCTTTTAGTGCCCTCTGCCAGACACACCCGGCTGAAAAGAGCGATTTTCAGGCCGAGGCTGATCGCCGCATTGCAAATTTGAACAAGAGCCTGATTCCCAGCGGCATTCTCTATGATAGGGTAGTGCCTCTGGCCCGTCTGGATGTTTTCAATCAGCGTGCTCAGGCCGATACCTCCTCCTACACTCACTTCGGACAGGCGCACTACGAACTTTACAATGCCAGCTATGCTCCTCCCGTTATATTAAACCCCGATACCCTCGACGCGCGATCCGCCCGTTTCAAGCAAACTACTGTAGTGCCTATTGGTGTGCTTTACTATAACTTTCATAAAATAGACACACTTGCCCTGAGAGACAACCTGCTCAGCGTTTCCAACGACTTATATTACGATGTGGCTGGCAGGCCCCGAATACCCTACGTAAGTGCCTGGGCATTTGCAGTGGCTCCTTTGGCGGAACAAGCCAGAACAGGAAGCGTAGCTTTTCAATTACCTGCGAACCTGATAATAAAGAATACCTCCTTAAGTGTCAGCAGGGTAGAAGTAACTGGCGGCGACAACAATACCACCATCACGCTTACCCCGAACGGCAGCAGCAGTAGTTTATACTATAGCACCGGTGGTGAAAAAGTGCTGAAGTTTAAAATGGTGCTCAGCAACAACACCTCCAGGATCACCTACGGAAGACTTAAGCTGCTTGGAACAGCATCTACTATCACATCGGCTACGGCCCGGGTTGCTGCAGATGGCACTGATTATGAAGCACAATATATTCCTTGCTTCAAAGAGTATATCTATTCAACTGAAAGCTTTAAGGGTTATGAAGAGGCAACGGCAAGAGTGGGTAAAGGAGAGGTATATTACTACTATGCAGCTGCCAAAAGCTGTAACAATGCCAACAACACCAGCCCCGCCAATAAACTGAACGTTACAAAGCCTATCATAGTGTTAGACGGCTTCGATCCAGGCGACGGGAGAGGCGCTGCTGAAATCTATGGGAGGTATTTAAGCTACACGAGTTCAGCTTCAGGCCCACAAAATCTTGGAGTTCAAATGCGAACCAAGGGGTATGACGTGATTGTCCTGAACTTCCCTGATGGGGCCGATTACATCGAGCGAAATGCCTATGTGCTGATGACGCTTGTCACAAGGGTTAACCAGCAACTAGCAGCGGCAGGAAGCATGGAGAAAATCACCATTATAGGGCCAAGCATGGCTGGCCTTATTTCCCGCTACGCCCTAGCTCTGATGGAAAAAAGAGGCAACGTACATAACACCAGACTTTGGGTTTCCTTCGACGCACCGCATTTAGGAGCCAACATCCCCATAGGCGACCAATGGTTCCTGAATTATATGGCCCCTGTTAGCAAGGGCTCCAGAGATGCCCGTAATAAGCAGATAAACTCCCCGGCTGCCCGCCAGATGTTAGTGCATCACTATTTGAGCAATTCTCAGACTGTTGCCGGCGCACCTAATTACAGAGACAGGTTTAAAACTGCTTTGGAAACTAATGGATTACCAAACACCATGGGGTTTCCATCAAGTGCTATTCGTAAGATTGCCCTAATCAATGGCAGCCAGAACGGAGTTTTGCAGCCTACTGGTAGCGCCTGTGGGACAGCTTTTGATCTTGAAGTAAAGAAAACAGTGCTTTCAAGGGTGCTTTTACTTTGGTGGCTAAACTCCAGCGTGACTAGTAAATTTATTGCAACGCATGTTGCTTTTGCTCCAAGTGCCGACAACGTGTGCAAAGTTTTTGAAGGAACTTCGTATGGCCCTTTCGGGATAGGCATCCCTGGGCGCGACAGGTACGCTAAGGCAATTAATTCAGGAGCCAGTATAGATTTAGCCCCAGGTGGAACCTATGATAGCCAAGGTATTATTCGGGATGAAGCTAATGATATGGGTGGCAGAGCACTAATGAAGACTAGCTTTTCAAACCTGGTGGAGAACCACTCTTTTATACCTACAAAAAGCGCTTTAGCCTACAAGTGGAATAATCAGGCTAACGTTGGTAACTGGGGTGAGAACTTAAGCAACAGAAACCTGTTTTGTTCCGGTGAGATTCCATTTGATGCCTACTATGCACCTGCTCAAAATGAAGAACATGTGTTACTAAGCGAGGCAGGCGCGAACTTTGTGACAAAAGAGATTGATGGAATTATTTCTATAAAGCTAGGAAACTACGGTGCCACGATAGCAGGCCCAGATAATATGTGCGCCAGTGCTTCTTACCAGCTAAACGGCCTGCCTAGCGGGGCAACAGCAAGCTGGAAAGTATCCCCAACAAATCTTTTCACGGTTTCAACGGGCACGGGTACAATGGCAAATCTTCAGAAAGCGAGCGCCTCTTCCACAGGTCAGGCTACTATTACCTTTACAATAAGCGGGAAGTGTGGAAACGAATCGATCTCGAAAACCATAACACTCGGCAGCAGTAATACAGCCTTTATCAGTAACCCGTACGACTTGAGCTGCTACTGCCAAATCTATGGGCCTGAAACAGGGAAAACGTACCAGTTCTTTGTGGACACAAACGTCTCCGGAGTGGACCCTAGCAACTACCTGTGGACCATCACACCGCCACTTGGCTCTCCTGAGCCATATCCAATGGAGTACTCTGGCAGCTCCATTTATTTCGATGCCTATTACCCTGGAGAGTACACTTTCGAGTTGCAGCAGTACACGCCAGGCTGCGGATGGAGCGTCAAAGACACAAGAAGCTTTTACTTCAATCAGGGCTATGACATGTATGCTTATGCCTATCCTAACCCGACTTCAGATGAGCTAAACGTATCACTCAGCAATGCCTTCCCTGAAGATGGTAACAAAACTGATAGCAGCTACGAGGTACGCCTTCTGGATACGCAGCAAAAGGAGGTATACTCTAAAAAAACCAAGGAAAAGCAATTGATCATTCCTGTTCAGAAACTCAAAAGCGGCACTTATTACCTACAGCTTAAATCAGGTAACAGAAATGTAGTAAACCGAATTCTCATTGGTAAAGAAGTAAAGTAA
- a CDS encoding DUF6252 family protein, with translation MKHKSKLLLLLFPFFLNTACKKDELKLLPDATQSGADTMGAIVNGKAWVANGGTGFNAPDPVEGGYHGTYTFDSTQNNVLIDAYRKDKTGFQIYLRGVFKPGEYPLNSTTNLFGGELKQPQNYGAYYVPGKLYMTTSKYKGMVIVTKADTINGIVSGTFAFKAVHGQDSVVVTNGRFDVSTF, from the coding sequence ATGAAACATAAAAGCAAATTACTCCTCCTTCTCTTCCCATTCTTCTTAAACACCGCCTGCAAAAAGGATGAGCTGAAGCTGCTGCCCGACGCCACTCAGAGCGGCGCTGACACCATGGGAGCTATTGTGAACGGCAAAGCATGGGTTGCCAACGGTGGCACAGGCTTTAACGCGCCTGACCCTGTGGAGGGTGGCTATCATGGAACTTACACTTTTGACTCAACCCAAAATAATGTGCTCATAGATGCTTACAGAAAAGATAAGACCGGTTTTCAGATTTACCTTAGGGGTGTGTTCAAGCCGGGAGAGTATCCCCTAAATTCTACTACTAACTTGTTTGGCGGAGAGCTGAAGCAGCCCCAGAACTACGGTGCCTACTACGTGCCAGGCAAACTGTACATGACCACCAGTAAGTACAAAGGCATGGTCATCGTCACCAAAGCAGATACGATTAATGGAATTGTATCTGGCACCTTCGCCTTTAAGGCTGTGCACGGGCAGGACTCGGTGGTGGTCACCAATGGGCGGTTCGATGTCAGCACGTTCTAA
- a CDS encoding Fic/DOC family protein, which translates to MNDRYCYPGTSVLINHFDIRDAAKLSKLELTHWRHNVLALPDKLPSQLKFDLTLWQLIHKETFGSVYPWAGELRSVMISKDNAVHAAPRMIEPYANHLLQELKAAGYLKGLAREQFLLKGSYFFEELNAIHPFREGNTRTLKVFFSLLSRQAGYEIDWLKVSAQQYQQAEQASFAAGNKGPSPFYPLFKEVLQPVELSNKQSIRFKL; encoded by the coding sequence ATGAACGACAGGTACTGCTATCCCGGCACCAGTGTGCTGATCAATCATTTTGACATCAGGGACGCAGCTAAGCTAAGCAAATTAGAGCTTACCCACTGGAGACATAACGTGCTGGCTTTGCCTGATAAACTGCCCAGCCAGCTAAAGTTTGATTTAACGCTTTGGCAGCTGATCCACAAGGAAACATTTGGCTCCGTCTACCCTTGGGCAGGGGAGCTCCGGAGTGTGATGATCTCCAAAGACAATGCCGTACATGCCGCGCCACGTATGATTGAGCCCTATGCCAACCACTTACTCCAGGAGCTGAAGGCAGCGGGGTATTTAAAGGGACTGGCCAGGGAGCAGTTCCTATTGAAGGGATCTTATTTTTTTGAGGAGCTGAATGCCATTCACCCCTTCCGTGAGGGAAACACCAGAACACTAAAGGTTTTCTTTTCCCTTTTGTCCCGACAGGCGGGGTATGAAATAGACTGGCTCAAGGTTTCGGCGCAGCAGTACCAACAGGCAGAGCAGGCTTCATTTGCTGCAGGAAACAAAGGCCCCTCCCCTTTTTACCCGCTGTTTAAGGAGGTCCTTCAGCCTGTTGAGTTATCAAATAAGCAATCTATCAGGTTCAAACTATGA
- a CDS encoding JAB domain-containing protein — translation MEQTSTTVSQIAEVKLSYHPQVKPSERPQITSSKDSYTFFLQLWDEGSIQFREQFKVMLLSRANKVLGIFEVSTGGVAGTVADPKLIFVAALKANASGIVLAHNHPSGNLKPSSADISLTKKVKEGGNLLDIAVLDHIILTNEGYYSFADEGLL, via the coding sequence ATGGAACAGACTTCAACAACCGTCAGCCAGATTGCAGAGGTAAAGCTCAGCTACCATCCCCAGGTGAAGCCCTCCGAGCGCCCGCAGATTACGAGTTCTAAAGACAGTTACACTTTCTTCCTACAGCTATGGGATGAGGGCAGCATACAGTTCCGCGAGCAATTTAAGGTTATGTTATTAAGCAGGGCAAACAAAGTGCTGGGAATATTTGAGGTTTCTACCGGTGGCGTGGCCGGTACGGTGGCAGATCCCAAACTTATCTTTGTCGCTGCACTCAAAGCCAATGCCAGTGGGATCGTTTTAGCTCATAATCACCCATCGGGCAACTTAAAGCCCAGCAGTGCAGATATTAGCCTTACTAAAAAGGTGAAGGAGGGCGGTAACTTACTTGATATTGCTGTTCTGGATCACATCATCCTTACCAATGAGGGTTATTATTCTTTTGCAGACGAGGGACTTTTATAA
- a CDS encoding ArdC family protein, which produces MNAYQKFIQLADQVTNEVIEQLEQGQVFWRKPWTSYGLPKNYVSGRYYEGFNAFFLNYLTDKKSFRTPYFLTYKQAKELGGYVKKGEKGTQIIYWKVYAKSDTREGNGTAGETEEVYQRRFVPFIWTVFNIDQVEGIEFTLPSVHERTDLQVIEACQEVVDQYPMPRPNVLHGGSQAYYAPFNDTVQMPELSSFVSSQAYHATLFHELIHSTGHQTRLNRFADEAKAARFGDINYSKEELIAEMGASFLNAFAGIKAEVFENSVAYLQGWATKFKDDKTMIIYASTKAFKAASYILNLQADSNLGAEATTMAA; this is translated from the coding sequence ATGAACGCTTATCAAAAATTCATTCAACTGGCAGATCAGGTAACAAATGAGGTCATCGAGCAATTAGAACAAGGCCAGGTATTCTGGAGAAAGCCATGGACATCTTACGGATTGCCTAAAAACTATGTATCTGGCCGCTATTATGAAGGCTTCAATGCTTTCTTTCTGAACTACCTGACTGATAAAAAAAGCTTTAGGACGCCCTATTTTCTTACCTATAAACAGGCTAAAGAGCTGGGGGGATATGTAAAGAAGGGAGAGAAAGGAACGCAGATCATCTACTGGAAAGTTTACGCCAAAAGTGATACTAGGGAGGGTAATGGCACTGCAGGAGAGACAGAGGAGGTGTATCAGAGAAGGTTTGTCCCTTTTATTTGGACTGTATTTAACATTGATCAGGTGGAAGGAATAGAGTTTACCCTCCCTTCTGTTCATGAGCGTACCGATCTGCAGGTAATAGAGGCTTGTCAGGAGGTGGTGGATCAATACCCTATGCCACGCCCGAACGTTCTGCACGGCGGCTCCCAGGCCTACTATGCGCCTTTTAATGATACGGTACAGATGCCGGAGCTGAGCAGCTTTGTTTCCTCTCAGGCTTATCACGCGACTTTGTTTCACGAACTGATTCACTCTACAGGCCATCAAACCAGGCTTAACCGTTTCGCCGATGAAGCGAAGGCGGCCCGGTTTGGGGACATAAATTACTCTAAGGAGGAGCTGATAGCCGAGATGGGAGCAAGTTTCCTCAACGCCTTTGCAGGTATCAAAGCGGAGGTTTTTGAGAACTCGGTGGCTTACTTGCAGGGATGGGCGACGAAATTTAAAGATGATAAGACCATGATCATCTATGCAAGCACAAAGGCTTTTAAAGCGGCCAGCTATATCCTGAACCTACAGGCAGATAGTAACCTGGGGGCAGAAGCAACAACTATGGCAGCATAG
- a CDS encoding GDCCVxC domain-containing (seleno)protein, producing the protein MMDKTKTASVLTCPECGHRKEEQMPTDACQYFYECEQCRTVLKPKSGDCCVYCSYGTVACPPIQQNKSCC; encoded by the coding sequence ATGATGGATAAGACGAAGACAGCCTCCGTGCTTACTTGCCCGGAGTGCGGGCACAGGAAAGAGGAGCAGATGCCAACGGATGCCTGCCAGTATTTCTACGAGTGCGAGCAATGCCGCACCGTACTGAAACCCAAGTCAGGAGACTGCTGCGTGTACTGCTCTTATGGCACAGTGGCGTGCCCGCCCATCCAGCAGAACAAGAGCTGCTGCTGA
- the merTP gene encoding mercuric transport protein MerTP: protein MRTSPTRLLGTGLLAALLASLCCIAPLLALVGGVTGAISAFGWVEPFRPYLAGITVAVLALAWYQRLKAEKSAAACACEGEAKPTFWKSNKFLLAVSCVALLLLAFPEYAGAFYRQQPVAKAASAQTNFTQSVKLQVKGMTCAGCEAHVNQEVGKLAGVFSVSTSYKKGSAVIKYDSTKVRPMQILQAARKTGYTVAIEDKKP, encoded by the coding sequence ATGAGAACATCCCCGACAAGACTATTAGGAACCGGCCTGTTGGCGGCCCTCCTTGCATCGCTCTGCTGCATCGCTCCCTTGCTGGCCCTGGTGGGCGGCGTCACTGGTGCCATCTCCGCCTTCGGGTGGGTGGAGCCTTTCAGGCCTTACCTGGCCGGCATCACCGTGGCCGTGCTGGCCCTGGCCTGGTACCAGCGGCTAAAGGCGGAAAAATCAGCCGCTGCCTGTGCATGTGAGGGAGAGGCAAAGCCTACCTTTTGGAAATCAAACAAATTCCTGTTGGCCGTAAGCTGCGTGGCACTGCTCCTACTGGCCTTCCCTGAATACGCGGGAGCCTTCTACAGGCAACAACCCGTTGCCAAAGCTGCCAGCGCGCAAACGAACTTCACACAGTCGGTAAAGCTGCAGGTGAAAGGCATGACCTGCGCGGGCTGCGAGGCGCATGTGAACCAGGAAGTAGGCAAACTGGCAGGTGTCTTCAGCGTGAGCACTTCCTATAAGAAAGGCAGTGCCGTCATCAAATACGACAGCACAAAGGTAAGGCCCATGCAGATTCTGCAGGCGGCCAGGAAGACAGGCTATACGGTGGCCATAGAGGATAAGAAGCCATGA
- a CDS encoding ArsR/SmtB family transcription factor produces MKEDKTCIRVYADEHRLNLCAEKLNSAETMIQELSQVLSLAGTETRLKILYLLEEEGELCVCDLSDVLQMTMSAVSQQLRKLKDGGIIQSKKVGQTIFYSLKQDHLKIINPLFKHISSKLEQA; encoded by the coding sequence ATGAAGGAAGACAAAACATGTATCCGAGTATATGCCGATGAGCACCGGCTGAATCTGTGCGCTGAAAAGCTGAATTCTGCAGAGACCATGATTCAGGAGCTGAGCCAGGTGCTGAGCCTGGCCGGCACCGAGACGAGGCTGAAGATCCTCTACCTGCTGGAGGAGGAGGGGGAGCTGTGCGTGTGCGACCTGAGCGACGTGCTGCAGATGACCATGTCCGCCGTCTCGCAGCAGCTGCGCAAGCTTAAAGACGGCGGCATCATCCAGAGCAAAAAAGTAGGGCAAACGATCTTTTACTCCCTGAAGCAGGATCACCTGAAAATCATAAATCCCCTTTTCAAGCATATCAGCAGTAAGTTAGAACAAGCATAA